TTCGTCCCGGGAGCGCGGGGGAACTTCCTCCCCCCCCCGACGCGACTGCCGCAATTCTCCAACGGCTGATCCGGACGCAAAAGGAGAACGACTGGAACGCCGTGGCGGACATACTCGAGCGGGAGATCCTGCCCAACATCGACGGATGGTCCGCTTTTTTCAAGGCGCTCAAGGAGATCGGCGCGGGGTAGGAAATGGGAAAGGCGCGGCGCCCCACTCCCCTATGAAGCGCGCTCCCTGGGGTACCCCGGTGTCGGGATGATCGACAGAAGGCTGATGGGAAATGCGGGATAGAAGGGGGCATGACGATTTCGACCGGGCGCTACGGAGGGCGCTCTCGGAACTCCCGCCGATGTTCCGCGACGCGCTGGCGAACGTCGCCGTGGTCGTGGAGGAGTGGGCTCCGGATGAACTGCTCGATGAACTGGGTGTTCCTCCGGACGAAACGTTGTACGGCTTTTACCACGGTGTGCCGCTCCCCGAACGGTCGGTCCAGGATTCAGGCCTCCTCCCCGACAAGATCTCCGTCTACCGGGGGCCGCTGGTGGAGGATTTCCCGGACCGGGGGGAGCTTTGCCGGCAGATCCGGATCACGCTGCTTCATGAGATCGGCCACTACTTCGGGATGGACGAGAAGGAACTCTCCCGCCTCGGATACGAATGAGGCTCCATTCCCGCGAGGAGGTTCGGAATGCTCCTTCTTCGACGAGAGTACCACGACGGCGCCGAACCGCCGGAGATCGTGCTTTTGCACGCGGAGGTGACCCGGCACGAGGGTCCCGCCGGTCCGACGCGACGGTTTACCCGGGTGGTCGTCCCCGCGGACCCGCCCGGCCGCAGGGTGGCGTACATACCGCTCCCCGAACCGGCGAAGGGGGAGCGGATCCTCGTGCGATACCGGTTCTCCACCGTTCGCGGCGGGGAGGAACGGTTCTCCCCTTCCTACGAGGCGGTGGTTCCCTCGGACGATGCGATCTCGGATCTCTACCGCACTCCGGAGGAGGGGACGGGGAACCTCCCGCCGGCTTCAGGGCGCGGATATTTCCGCCTGGTCCTGCCGCTGGGTGAGGGGGAACGCGCCTCCGGCTCCTTCCGGTACGGCTTCGGCGCGATGCGGAAAAAGCCGTCCACG
This Candidatus Deferrimicrobium sp. DNA region includes the following protein-coding sequences:
- a CDS encoding metallopeptidase family protein, encoding MRDRRGHDDFDRALRRALSELPPMFRDALANVAVVVEEWAPDELLDELGVPPDETLYGFYHGVPLPERSVQDSGLLPDKISVYRGPLVEDFPDRGELCRQIRITLLHEIGHYFGMDEKELSRLGYE